Proteins encoded within one genomic window of Suricata suricatta isolate VVHF042 chromosome 17, meerkat_22Aug2017_6uvM2_HiC, whole genome shotgun sequence:
- the MTMR4 gene encoding myotubularin-related protein 4 isoform X2: MGEEGPPSLEYIQAKDLFPPKELVKEEENLQVPFTVLQGEGVEFLGRAADALIAISNYRLHIKFKDSVINVPLRMIDSVESRDMFQLHIACKDSKVVRCHFSTFKQCQEWLSRLSRATARPAKPEDLFAFAYHAWCLGLTEEDQHTHLCQPGEHIRCRQEAELARMGFDLQNVWRVSHINSNYKLCPSYPQKLLVPVWITDKELENVASFRSWKRIPVVVYRHLRNGAAIARCSQPEISWWGWRNADDEYLVTSIAKACALDPGTRATGGSLSTGNSDASEACDTDFDSSLTACSGVESTAAPQKLLILDARSYTAAVANRAKGGGCECEEYYPNCEVVFMGMANIHAIRNSFQYLRAVCSQMPDPSNWLSALESTKWLQHLSVMLKAAVLVANTVDREGRPVLVHCSDGWDRTPQIVALAKILLDPYYRTLEGFQVLVESDWLDFGHKFGDRCGHQENAEDQNEQCPVFLQWLDSVHQLLKQFPCLFEFNEAFLVKLVQHTYSCLYGTFLANNPWEREKRNIYKRTCSVWALLRAGNKNFHNFLYTPGSDMVLHPVCHVRALHLWTAVYLPASSPCTLGEEAMDLYLSPAAQSQEFSGRSLDRLPKTRSMDDLLSACDTSSPLTRTSSDPNLNNHCQEARAGLEPWHSNPEGSETFVESGVGGPPQTGGETGLPSPLPSSQKDYLSNKPFKSQRSCSPSSKLLSAAVPQEMESNTSDPEIKVLEKTKAPTPDPPAHDELSRTLDGMEEPPERCPEKEAVSTLSEVVSNKWNGVCDFPESSQESLSRLPQQALLDSVLGVPSRCASDHSLGTLCNPLSATCQTPSEPSTDFLSQDPLGSVARSSHQEQPSSVPDLIHREEYTGKRGNNRNGQLLEHPRFGKVPLEWARKPISQSQISEFSFLGSNWDSFQGMVTSFPSGETTPRRLLSYGCCSKRSSNKQVRATGPCFGGQWAQREGVKSPVCSSHSSGHCTGPGGKNNRMWLSGHPKQVSSTKPVPLSCPSPVPPLYLDDDGLPFPTDVIQHRLRQIEAGYKQEVEQLRRQVRELQMRLDIRHCCAPPAEPPMDYEDDFTCLKESDGSDIEDFGSDHSEDCLSEASWEPVDKKETEVTRWVPDHMASHCYNCDCEFWLAKRRHHCRNCGNVFCATCCHLKLPIPDQQLYDPVLVCNSCYEHIQVSRARELMSQHLKKPIATASS; encoded by the exons ATG GGTGAGGAGGGGCCCCCCAGCCTGGAGTACATCCAAGCCAAGGATCTGTTCCCCCCCAAGGAACTAGTGAAAGAGGAGGAGAATCTGCAG GTGCCCTTTACAGTGCTGCAGGGTGAGGGAGTGGAGTTCCTGGGCCGGGCAGCTGATGCCCTCATTGCCATCTCCAACTACCGACTGCATATCAAGTTTAAAGATTCTGTCATCAAC GTCCCCCTCCGGATGATTGACAGTGTGGAGAGCCGGGATATGTTCCAGTTGCACATTGCCTGCAAGGACTCCAAAGTGGTGAG GTGCCACTTCTCTACTTTCAAGCAGTGCCAAGAGTGGCTGTCACGGCTCAGCCGGGCCACGGCGAGACCTGCCAAGCCTGAAGACCTCTTTGCCTTTGCCTACCATGCCTGGTGCCTGGGGCTGACTGAGGAGGACCAGCACACCCACCTGTGTCAGCCAG GAGAGCACATACGATGTCGCCAGGAGGCTGAGCTCGCGAGGATGGGCTTTGATCTGCAGAATGTCTGGAGAGTCTCCCACATCAACAGCAACTACAA ATTGTGCCCCAGTTACCCCCAGAAGCTGCTGGTTCCTGTGTGGATCACAGACAAAGAGCTGGAGAACGTGGCTTCCTTCCGCTCCTGGAAGCGGATCCCCGTGGTTGTGTACAG ACACCTACGCAATGGGGCCGCGATCGCCCGCTGCAGCCAGCCCGAGATCAGCTGGTGGGGCTGGCGCAATGCTGATGATGAGTACCTGGTCACGTCCATCGCCAAAGCCTGTGCTCTGGACCCAGGGACAAGGGCCACTGGGGGCTCCCTCAGCACTGGGAATAGTGATGCCAGCGAGGCATGCGACACTGACTTTG ATTCCTCTTTGACTGCATGCTCTGGAGTGGAGAGCACAGCGGCCCCCCAGAAACTGCTGATCCTGGATGCTCGATCCTACACGGCGGCTGTGGCCAACCGGGCCAAGGGTGGAGGCTGTGAGTGTGAAG AATACTATCCCAACTGTGAGGTCGTGTTCATGGGAATGGCCAACATCCATGCCATCCGGAACAGCTTCCAGTACCTTCGGGCTGTGTGTAGCCAGATGCCTGACCCCAGCAA CTGGTTGTCAGCATTGGAGAGCACCAAATGGCTGCAGCACTTGTCAGTGATGCTGAAGGCAGCGGTGCTTGTGGCTAATACTGTAGACCGGGAAGGCAGGCCTGTGCTGGTGCACTGCTCAGACGGCTGGGACCGGACACCGCAGATTGTAGCCCTGGCCAAAATACTACTGGACCCATATTATAGGACGTTGGAG GGCTTCCAAGTTTTAGTAGAGTCTGACTGGCTGGATTTTGGGCACAAGTTTGGAGATCGCTGTGGCCACCAGGAGAATGCAGAGGACCAAAACGAGCAATGCCCTGTGTTCCTCCAATGGCTTGATTCCGTTCATCAGCTGCTCAAACAGTTCCCCTGCCTGTTTGAGTTTAATGAAGCGTTCCTG GTAAAGCTGGTGCAGCACACGTACTCCTGTCTCTACGGCACATTCCTGGCCAACAACCCTTGGGAGCGAGAGAAGCGCAACATCTATAAGCGGACCTGCTCCGTGTGGGCTCTCCTTCGAGCTGGCAATAAGAACTTCCATAACTTCCTCTACACACCTGGCTCAGACATG GTCCTGCACCCTGTGTGTCACGTCCGGGCCCTCCACCTCTGGACCGCTGTGTATCTGCCGGCGTCGTCTCCGTGTACGCTGGGGGAAGAGGCCATGGATCTTTACCTTTCCCCGGCGGCTCAGAGCCAAGAGTTTTCTGGCCGTTCCCTGGACAG ATTACCTAAAACCAGATCTATGGATGATCTGCTTTCTGCCTGTGACACAAGCAGCCCCTTGACTCGCACATCCAGTGACCCTAACCTGAATAACCACTGTCAGGAGGCCAGAGCAGGCTTGGAGCCCTGGCACAGCAATCCTGAGGGCTCAGAGACCTTTGTGGAATCTGGGGTAGGAGGTCCTCCGCAGACTGGAGGAGAAACGggtcttccttcccctctgcccagcaGCCAGAAAGACTACTTGAGCAATAAACCTTTCAAGAGTCAGAGAAGCTGTTCTCCAAGTTCCAAACTGCTTAGTGCTGCAGTGCCCCAGGAGATGGAGAGCAACACCTCTGATCCCGAGATCAAAGTCCTGGAAAAGACTAAGGCCCCAACTCCAGACCCTCCTGCCCACGACGAGTTGAGTAGGACTTTAGATGGCATGGAGGAGCCACCTGAACGTTGTCCTGAGAaagaagctgtcagcacactctCCGAAGTAGTTTCCAACAAATGGAATGGAGTTTGTGATTTCCCTGAGTCTTCCCAGGAGTCCCTTTCACGTCTGCCCCAACAGGCCCTGCTAGATTCCGTGCTAGGTGTGCCCTCTAGGTGTGCTTCGGATCACAGTCTGGGTACCCTTTGCAACCCACTGAGTGCTACCTGCCAAACTCCTTCAGAGCCAAGCACTGACTTCCTCAGCCAAGATCCCCTGGGGTCTGTGGCAAGGAGCTCCCACCAGGAACAGCCCAGCTCCGTGCCAGATCTGATTCATAGGGAGGAATACACTGGCAAAAGAGGGAATAATAGGAATGGGCAGTTATTGGAACATCCTCGCTTTGGGAAAGTGCCATTGGAATGGGCTCGAAAGCCAATTTCTCAGAGCCAAATCAGTGAGTTTTCCTTTTTAGGATCCAACTGGGATAGCTTCCAAGGGATGGTGACTTCATTCCCAAGTGGGGAGACCACCCCTCGGCGGCTGCTTTCCTATGGTTGTTGTAGCAAGCGGTCAAGCAACAAGCAGGTGCGGGCCACAGGACCCTGCTTTGGGGGCCAGTGGGCTCAGAGAGAAGGAGTGAAATCACCGGTCTGTTCTAGTCATTCCAGTGGACACTGTACTGgtccagggggaaaaaacaaccgGATGTGGTTGTCTGGTCACCCAAAGCAGGTctccagcacaaagcctgttccACTGAGCTGCCCTTCCCCAGTGCCTCCTCTCTACCTGGATGATGATGGACTGCCCTTTCCCACGGATGTGATTCAGCATAGATTACGGCAGATCGAAGCAGGGTACAAGCAAGAGGTAGAGCAGCTACGTCGACAGGTGCGTGAGCTTCAGATGAGGTTGGATATCCGTCACTGCTGTGCCCCTCCAGCAGAGCCCCCCATGGACTATGAGGATGATTTT ACATGTTTGAAGGAGTCAGATGGCAGTGATATAGAAGATTTTGGCTCTGATCACAGTGAAGACTGCCTTTCAGAAGCAAGCTGGGAACCTGTTGATAAGAAAGAGACTGAG GTGACTCGCTGGGTTCCAGACCATATGGCATCACATTGCTATAACTGTGACTGTGAATTCTGGTTGGCCAAACGAAGACACCATTGCCG AAATTGTGGGAATGTATTTTGTGCTACCTGCTGCCACCTGAAGCTGCCCATTCCTGATCAACAACTGTATGACCCAGTGCTCGTCTGTAACTCCTGTTATGAACACATCCAAGTATCTCGTGCCAGGGAACTCATGAGCCAACATCTGAAGAAACCCATTGCTACAGCTTCCAGCTGA
- the MTMR4 gene encoding myotubularin-related protein 4 isoform X1, protein MSLTARVSCSMLSCFGEEGPPSLEYIQAKDLFPPKELVKEEENLQVPFTVLQGEGVEFLGRAADALIAISNYRLHIKFKDSVINVPLRMIDSVESRDMFQLHIACKDSKVVRCHFSTFKQCQEWLSRLSRATARPAKPEDLFAFAYHAWCLGLTEEDQHTHLCQPGEHIRCRQEAELARMGFDLQNVWRVSHINSNYKLCPSYPQKLLVPVWITDKELENVASFRSWKRIPVVVYRHLRNGAAIARCSQPEISWWGWRNADDEYLVTSIAKACALDPGTRATGGSLSTGNSDASEACDTDFDSSLTACSGVESTAAPQKLLILDARSYTAAVANRAKGGGCECEEYYPNCEVVFMGMANIHAIRNSFQYLRAVCSQMPDPSNWLSALESTKWLQHLSVMLKAAVLVANTVDREGRPVLVHCSDGWDRTPQIVALAKILLDPYYRTLEGFQVLVESDWLDFGHKFGDRCGHQENAEDQNEQCPVFLQWLDSVHQLLKQFPCLFEFNEAFLVKLVQHTYSCLYGTFLANNPWEREKRNIYKRTCSVWALLRAGNKNFHNFLYTPGSDMVLHPVCHVRALHLWTAVYLPASSPCTLGEEAMDLYLSPAAQSQEFSGRSLDRLPKTRSMDDLLSACDTSSPLTRTSSDPNLNNHCQEARAGLEPWHSNPEGSETFVESGVGGPPQTGGETGLPSPLPSSQKDYLSNKPFKSQRSCSPSSKLLSAAVPQEMESNTSDPEIKVLEKTKAPTPDPPAHDELSRTLDGMEEPPERCPEKEAVSTLSEVVSNKWNGVCDFPESSQESLSRLPQQALLDSVLGVPSRCASDHSLGTLCNPLSATCQTPSEPSTDFLSQDPLGSVARSSHQEQPSSVPDLIHREEYTGKRGNNRNGQLLEHPRFGKVPLEWARKPISQSQISEFSFLGSNWDSFQGMVTSFPSGETTPRRLLSYGCCSKRSSNKQVRATGPCFGGQWAQREGVKSPVCSSHSSGHCTGPGGKNNRMWLSGHPKQVSSTKPVPLSCPSPVPPLYLDDDGLPFPTDVIQHRLRQIEAGYKQEVEQLRRQVRELQMRLDIRHCCAPPAEPPMDYEDDFTCLKESDGSDIEDFGSDHSEDCLSEASWEPVDKKETEVTRWVPDHMASHCYNCDCEFWLAKRRHHCRNCGNVFCATCCHLKLPIPDQQLYDPVLVCNSCYEHIQVSRARELMSQHLKKPIATASS, encoded by the exons ATGAGCCTGACCGCCCGCGTCTCCTGCTCTATGCTCAGCTGCTTC GGTGAGGAGGGGCCCCCCAGCCTGGAGTACATCCAAGCCAAGGATCTGTTCCCCCCCAAGGAACTAGTGAAAGAGGAGGAGAATCTGCAG GTGCCCTTTACAGTGCTGCAGGGTGAGGGAGTGGAGTTCCTGGGCCGGGCAGCTGATGCCCTCATTGCCATCTCCAACTACCGACTGCATATCAAGTTTAAAGATTCTGTCATCAAC GTCCCCCTCCGGATGATTGACAGTGTGGAGAGCCGGGATATGTTCCAGTTGCACATTGCCTGCAAGGACTCCAAAGTGGTGAG GTGCCACTTCTCTACTTTCAAGCAGTGCCAAGAGTGGCTGTCACGGCTCAGCCGGGCCACGGCGAGACCTGCCAAGCCTGAAGACCTCTTTGCCTTTGCCTACCATGCCTGGTGCCTGGGGCTGACTGAGGAGGACCAGCACACCCACCTGTGTCAGCCAG GAGAGCACATACGATGTCGCCAGGAGGCTGAGCTCGCGAGGATGGGCTTTGATCTGCAGAATGTCTGGAGAGTCTCCCACATCAACAGCAACTACAA ATTGTGCCCCAGTTACCCCCAGAAGCTGCTGGTTCCTGTGTGGATCACAGACAAAGAGCTGGAGAACGTGGCTTCCTTCCGCTCCTGGAAGCGGATCCCCGTGGTTGTGTACAG ACACCTACGCAATGGGGCCGCGATCGCCCGCTGCAGCCAGCCCGAGATCAGCTGGTGGGGCTGGCGCAATGCTGATGATGAGTACCTGGTCACGTCCATCGCCAAAGCCTGTGCTCTGGACCCAGGGACAAGGGCCACTGGGGGCTCCCTCAGCACTGGGAATAGTGATGCCAGCGAGGCATGCGACACTGACTTTG ATTCCTCTTTGACTGCATGCTCTGGAGTGGAGAGCACAGCGGCCCCCCAGAAACTGCTGATCCTGGATGCTCGATCCTACACGGCGGCTGTGGCCAACCGGGCCAAGGGTGGAGGCTGTGAGTGTGAAG AATACTATCCCAACTGTGAGGTCGTGTTCATGGGAATGGCCAACATCCATGCCATCCGGAACAGCTTCCAGTACCTTCGGGCTGTGTGTAGCCAGATGCCTGACCCCAGCAA CTGGTTGTCAGCATTGGAGAGCACCAAATGGCTGCAGCACTTGTCAGTGATGCTGAAGGCAGCGGTGCTTGTGGCTAATACTGTAGACCGGGAAGGCAGGCCTGTGCTGGTGCACTGCTCAGACGGCTGGGACCGGACACCGCAGATTGTAGCCCTGGCCAAAATACTACTGGACCCATATTATAGGACGTTGGAG GGCTTCCAAGTTTTAGTAGAGTCTGACTGGCTGGATTTTGGGCACAAGTTTGGAGATCGCTGTGGCCACCAGGAGAATGCAGAGGACCAAAACGAGCAATGCCCTGTGTTCCTCCAATGGCTTGATTCCGTTCATCAGCTGCTCAAACAGTTCCCCTGCCTGTTTGAGTTTAATGAAGCGTTCCTG GTAAAGCTGGTGCAGCACACGTACTCCTGTCTCTACGGCACATTCCTGGCCAACAACCCTTGGGAGCGAGAGAAGCGCAACATCTATAAGCGGACCTGCTCCGTGTGGGCTCTCCTTCGAGCTGGCAATAAGAACTTCCATAACTTCCTCTACACACCTGGCTCAGACATG GTCCTGCACCCTGTGTGTCACGTCCGGGCCCTCCACCTCTGGACCGCTGTGTATCTGCCGGCGTCGTCTCCGTGTACGCTGGGGGAAGAGGCCATGGATCTTTACCTTTCCCCGGCGGCTCAGAGCCAAGAGTTTTCTGGCCGTTCCCTGGACAG ATTACCTAAAACCAGATCTATGGATGATCTGCTTTCTGCCTGTGACACAAGCAGCCCCTTGACTCGCACATCCAGTGACCCTAACCTGAATAACCACTGTCAGGAGGCCAGAGCAGGCTTGGAGCCCTGGCACAGCAATCCTGAGGGCTCAGAGACCTTTGTGGAATCTGGGGTAGGAGGTCCTCCGCAGACTGGAGGAGAAACGggtcttccttcccctctgcccagcaGCCAGAAAGACTACTTGAGCAATAAACCTTTCAAGAGTCAGAGAAGCTGTTCTCCAAGTTCCAAACTGCTTAGTGCTGCAGTGCCCCAGGAGATGGAGAGCAACACCTCTGATCCCGAGATCAAAGTCCTGGAAAAGACTAAGGCCCCAACTCCAGACCCTCCTGCCCACGACGAGTTGAGTAGGACTTTAGATGGCATGGAGGAGCCACCTGAACGTTGTCCTGAGAaagaagctgtcagcacactctCCGAAGTAGTTTCCAACAAATGGAATGGAGTTTGTGATTTCCCTGAGTCTTCCCAGGAGTCCCTTTCACGTCTGCCCCAACAGGCCCTGCTAGATTCCGTGCTAGGTGTGCCCTCTAGGTGTGCTTCGGATCACAGTCTGGGTACCCTTTGCAACCCACTGAGTGCTACCTGCCAAACTCCTTCAGAGCCAAGCACTGACTTCCTCAGCCAAGATCCCCTGGGGTCTGTGGCAAGGAGCTCCCACCAGGAACAGCCCAGCTCCGTGCCAGATCTGATTCATAGGGAGGAATACACTGGCAAAAGAGGGAATAATAGGAATGGGCAGTTATTGGAACATCCTCGCTTTGGGAAAGTGCCATTGGAATGGGCTCGAAAGCCAATTTCTCAGAGCCAAATCAGTGAGTTTTCCTTTTTAGGATCCAACTGGGATAGCTTCCAAGGGATGGTGACTTCATTCCCAAGTGGGGAGACCACCCCTCGGCGGCTGCTTTCCTATGGTTGTTGTAGCAAGCGGTCAAGCAACAAGCAGGTGCGGGCCACAGGACCCTGCTTTGGGGGCCAGTGGGCTCAGAGAGAAGGAGTGAAATCACCGGTCTGTTCTAGTCATTCCAGTGGACACTGTACTGgtccagggggaaaaaacaaccgGATGTGGTTGTCTGGTCACCCAAAGCAGGTctccagcacaaagcctgttccACTGAGCTGCCCTTCCCCAGTGCCTCCTCTCTACCTGGATGATGATGGACTGCCCTTTCCCACGGATGTGATTCAGCATAGATTACGGCAGATCGAAGCAGGGTACAAGCAAGAGGTAGAGCAGCTACGTCGACAGGTGCGTGAGCTTCAGATGAGGTTGGATATCCGTCACTGCTGTGCCCCTCCAGCAGAGCCCCCCATGGACTATGAGGATGATTTT ACATGTTTGAAGGAGTCAGATGGCAGTGATATAGAAGATTTTGGCTCTGATCACAGTGAAGACTGCCTTTCAGAAGCAAGCTGGGAACCTGTTGATAAGAAAGAGACTGAG GTGACTCGCTGGGTTCCAGACCATATGGCATCACATTGCTATAACTGTGACTGTGAATTCTGGTTGGCCAAACGAAGACACCATTGCCG AAATTGTGGGAATGTATTTTGTGCTACCTGCTGCCACCTGAAGCTGCCCATTCCTGATCAACAACTGTATGACCCAGTGCTCGTCTGTAACTCCTGTTATGAACACATCCAAGTATCTCGTGCCAGGGAACTCATGAGCCAACATCTGAAGAAACCCATTGCTACAGCTTCCAGCTGA